A genomic region of Candidatus Thorarchaeota archaeon contains the following coding sequences:
- a CDS encoding HEAT repeat domain-containing protein — MSSSPLKLMELIYFRDYDDLKTAVDSYLTEYSWDEFCGLLAYNTWDRVQEEIGFRKNSPYGKVRDALVYLLGLRPTSGIDCNMIETFRNLDSKTVDDLRDEAALIAMKQLREQIQRNTYFMDVEKMAASQYAILVEEVIEARKKEVESLSASADLTDILATYYGFKVLTTGVLLEPPDKLWRSTYTFYIRTPKNPDGITETAADAFDKLCDMLDRDIDLSKDYQTLGSNRKIKKKCSEEMAQLLRNIITMAFYRAHDYRRRSMLALAESGDSRAVPFLHLKAQTVREKNEKYLVMALRDIGHPASFDILKDYLSHEKWRLREIALEAMGMYSCEEASIIILNRLDSNKVSYQRGALSALGYRKREVSVENIKPYLSNPKYMAQALRALTNIGPEGKQAVLDEKETIWDRAIKSTRMNAVLLGLKSDEVLRPLFSDYPLDRIVPFLKVRSSYRYKEFKNAIEILVDLGPRGEEAIRENIDSIWKSIAEYRNPPKLVDFVSKNIDRNVLFLQNPAATCKGLTSIAKNYEEERIRRYWCVDRRKNERIRTYAYQKLRQLFRWLPQGLKEDEIAGLAECLDQSDLESNEARRVLADLRRANKDLFFRSYSQTSLEDF; from the coding sequence TTGTCGAGCAGTCCACTGAAACTCATGGAACTGATTTATTTCCGCGATTATGACGATTTGAAGACAGCTGTGGACAGCTATCTCACGGAATACTCCTGGGACGAGTTCTGCGGGCTATTGGCCTATAACACGTGGGACAGGGTACAGGAAGAGATTGGTTTCAGAAAGAACAGCCCGTACGGAAAAGTAAGAGATGCGCTCGTGTATCTTCTCGGTCTCCGGCCGACAAGCGGCATTGACTGCAATATGATAGAGACCTTCCGGAATTTGGATTCAAAAACAGTCGATGACCTTCGAGATGAAGCAGCTCTGATTGCCATGAAGCAGCTCAGAGAGCAGATCCAAAGGAACACCTATTTCATGGACGTGGAGAAGATGGCTGCAAGTCAGTACGCCATACTCGTAGAGGAGGTCATCGAAGCAAGAAAGAAGGAAGTAGAATCGCTTAGTGCGAGTGCAGATCTCACTGATATTCTTGCAACCTACTATGGTTTCAAGGTTCTGACAACTGGAGTATTGTTAGAGCCCCCAGATAAGCTTTGGCGCTCGACCTATACATTCTATATACGGACCCCCAAGAATCCTGACGGAATCACCGAGACTGCAGCAGATGCATTCGATAAATTGTGTGATATGCTTGACAGGGATATCGACTTGAGCAAAGATTACCAGACGCTGGGGAGCAATAGGAAAATCAAGAAGAAATGCTCCGAAGAAATGGCACAGCTACTACGAAACATCATCACAATGGCATTTTACAGGGCGCATGATTATAGACGGCGAAGCATGCTTGCCCTTGCTGAAAGTGGTGATTCACGAGCTGTTCCCTTCTTGCACTTGAAGGCACAAACAGTTAGGGAGAAAAATGAGAAGTATTTGGTGATGGCCCTTCGTGATATTGGGCATCCCGCTTCATTTGATATTCTGAAGGATTACCTCAGCCATGAAAAATGGCGGTTGAGAGAAATTGCGCTCGAAGCCATGGGTATGTATTCCTGTGAAGAGGCATCGATCATCATTTTGAATCGTTTGGATTCTAACAAAGTCAGCTATCAGCGAGGTGCTCTTAGTGCCTTAGGCTACAGAAAAAGGGAGGTGAGTGTAGAGAACATCAAACCCTACCTATCGAATCCAAAGTACATGGCACAAGCATTGCGAGCACTCACCAATATCGGTCCAGAAGGCAAACAGGCAGTTTTGGACGAGAAAGAGACCATATGGGACCGTGCAATCAAATCCACCCGAATGAATGCCGTGCTCCTAGGCCTCAAAAGCGATGAGGTTCTTCGACCTTTGTTTTCAGACTACCCATTAGATCGTATTGTCCCGTTTCTGAAGGTTAGATCGTCATATAGATATAAGGAATTCAAAAACGCAATAGAAATCCTGGTTGATTTGGGTCCCAGAGGTGAAGAGGCAATTAGAGAGAACATAGACTCAATATGGAAATCCATAGCCGAATACCGAAATCCACCAAAGCTTGTGGACTTCGTCAGCAAGAACATCGATAGGAACGTCTTGTTCCTGCAAAATCCAGCTGCGACCTGCAAAGGACTGACCAGTATAGCGAAGAATTATGAAGAAGAAAGGATACGCCGATATTGGTGTGTCGATAGAAGAAAGAATGAAAGAATCAGAACGTACGCATACCAGAAGCTCAGGCAGCTGTTCAGATGGCTGCCACAAGGCCTGAAGGAGGATGAAATCGCTGGTTTAGCTGAG
- a CDS encoding PAS domain S-box protein — protein MSEANTIPPFRSVTEEYLSLISGMVNAFAHHRIITDENGIPIDYVFLEVNEAFERMTGLSREEVLGKRVTEVLPGIDEEDFNWIKEYGKVALTGKRQTFEQYSEVLNRWYSVAAFSPLRGEFVTVFNEITDYVKNKQRLEDELQ, from the coding sequence ATGAGCGAAGCTAACACAATACCCCCATTCCGAAGTGTCACCGAGGAGTATCTTTCACTTATCAGCGGTATGGTAAATGCATTTGCTCATCATAGGATCATCACTGACGAGAATGGAATCCCCATCGATTATGTGTTTCTTGAGGTTAATGAAGCGTTTGAAAGGATGACCGGTCTGTCCAGAGAGGAGGTTCTGGGTAAACGGGTGACAGAGGTTCTTCCAGGGATTGATGAAGAGGATTTTAACTGGATTAAAGAATACGGCAAAGTAGCCCTTACGGGGAAGAGACAGACATTTGAGCAGTACTCAGAAGTCCTTAATCGTTGGTACTCTGTAGCAGCATTTAGCCCTCTTAGAGGAGAATTTGTCACAGTTTTCAACGAGATTACAGACTATGTGAAGAATAAACAGCGACTGGAGGATGAGCTGCAG